In Calonectris borealis chromosome Z, bCalBor7.hap1.2, whole genome shotgun sequence, a single genomic region encodes these proteins:
- the KATNAL2 gene encoding katanin p60 ATPase-containing subunit A-like 2 yields the protein MELSCQTLRTTYQAREADEMRTEARRKNLLILILHYLMEEGYVDAANALEQETSLSLRGFEVCDNIDLETILMEYESYYFVKFQKYPKITKKVLDTAENKQQLRTGGRPRRAASSSQNLSRLKHQTVQRPLSKTSPGSTTEFKSSTKESPKQNNDSAVTLEQPDFGLSISAINKTGGDSTHPRRGQVIDFHGMIQDAVKVPSNGVALNSLNCDPDPSERLLKPLSAFIGMTGEMRELATVVSKDIYLHNPNVKWDDIIGLDAAKRLVKEAVVYPIRYPQLFTGILSPWKGLLLYGPPGTGKTLLAKAVATECKTTFFNISASTIVSKWRGDSEKLVRVLFELARYHAPSTIFLDELESVMSQRGTASGGEHEGSRRMKTELLVQMDGLARSDDLVFVLAASNLPWELDSAMLRRLEKRILVDLPSKEARRVMIQHWLPPLSNSGGVELRTALDYSLLGQETDGYSGSDIKLVCKEAAMRPVRKIFHALENHQPGNSNLPVIRLDTITTADFLDVIAHTKPSAKNLSQKYTAWQREFESV from the exons ATGGAGCTCTCCTGCCAAACGCTGAGAACCACCTACCAGGCGAGGGAGGCG GATGAGATGCGAACAGAAGCTCGTCGAAAAAATCTCCTCATTCtcattttgcattatttaatGGAGGAAGg GTATGTCGATGCTGCAAATGCTTTGGAACAAGAGACGAGCTTAAGTTTACGTGGCTTTGAAGTTTGTGACAACATTGATCTTGAGACAATTTTGATGGAATATGAAAGCTATTACTttgtaaaatttcaaaagtaTCCTAAAATTACCAAAAAGGTCCTGGACACTG CGGAAAATAAACAACAGCTGAGAACTGGAGGAAGACCAAGAAG ggCAGCAAGCTCTTCTCAGAATCTCTCAAGGCTCAAACATCAGACAGTGCAACGACCTTTGTCAAAAACTTCACCTGGGAGTACAACAGAATTTAAATCATCCACCAAGGAGAGCCCCAAACAG aataatGACAGTGCAGTTACTCTGGAGCAGCCTGACTTTGGCTTAAGCATCTCAGCAATCAACAAAACTGGAGGAGACAGTACTCACCCAAGAAGG GGCCAAGTAATTGACTTCCACGGGATGATTCAGGATGCTGTCAAAGTACCATCAAATGGAGTAGCCTTGAACAGCCTTAACTGTGATCCGGATCCATCA gaacGATTATTGAAACCCCTTAGTGCTTTTATTGGCATGACTGGTGAGATGAGAGAACTTGCAACAGTTGTAAGCAAA GACATTTATCTCCATAATCCAAACGTGAAGTGGGATGACATTATTGGACTGGATGCAGCTAAAAGGCTAGTCAAGGAGGCAGTTGTTTATCCCATACGG TACCCCCAGCTGTTTACTGGCATTCTGTCTCCTTGGAAAGGATTATTGCTGTATGGACCACCAG GTACTGGAAAAACTTTGCTTGCTAAGGCTGTTGCCACAGAATGCAAAACAACCTTTTTCAACATATCGGCGTCCACCATTGTCAGCAAATGGAGGGGTGATTCAGAAAAACTTGTCCGG GTGTTATTTGAGCTTGCCCGGTACCATGCTCCTTCCACAATTTTCTTGGATGAGCTGGAGTCAGTTATGAGTCAAAGAGGCACTGCTTCTGG TGGTGAACATGAAGGAAGTCGACGGATGAAAACAGAATTACTGGTGCAGATGGATGGCTTGGCCCGATCTGATGATCTTGTATTTGTTTTAGCAGCTTCCAATCTGCCATG GGAGTTAGATTCTGCCATGCTGCGGCGGTTGGAGAAGAGGATTTTGGTTGACCTCCCAAGTAAAGAGGCACGGCGGGTGATGATCCAGCACTGGCTGCCTCCTCTGAGCAACAGCGGAGGAGTGGAGCTGAGAACGGCTCTGGACTACAGCTTGCTGGGCCAG GAAACAGACGGGTACTCCGGCTCAGACATAAAACTCGTGTGCAAGGAAGCAGCCATGAGACCAGTGAGGAAAATTTTCCATGCTCTTGAAAATCATCAGCCAG GTAACAGTAACTTACCCGTGATCCGATTAGACACGATCACAACAGCAGATTTCCTGGATGTGATCGCCCACACCAAGCCATCAGCGAAGAACCTAAGCCAGAAGTACACAGCTTGGCAGAGAGAATTTGAgtcagtttga
- the LOC142075919 gene encoding haloacid dehalogenase-like hydrolase domain-containing protein 2 isoform X2, producing the protein MAARRALKAVLVDLSGTLHIEDSAVPGAQEALKRLRSAPVTIRFVTNTTKECKRDLLERLMKLGFDIAENEIFTSLTAARNLLEQKQVRPLLLVDDKALPDFTGIATDDPNAVVVGLAPEHFHYEMMNRAFRLILDGAPLIAIHKARYFKKKDGLALGPGPFVAGLEYATDTKATVVGKPEKTFFLEALRGTDCAPEEAVMIGDDCRDDVGGAQTAGMRGILVRTGKYRPADENKINPAPYLTCENFPEAVEHILERLL; encoded by the exons ATGGCAGCTCGGCGTGCGCTGAAAGCTGTCTTGGTGGATCTCAGCGGCACACTTCACATTGAAGACTCAGCTGTGCCAGGCGCGCAGGAAGCTCTTAAAAG GCTGCGCAGCGCTCCGGTTACCATTCGATTTGTGACGAACACCACAAAGGAGTGCAAGAGAGACCTGCTGGAGAGGCTGATGAAACTGGGGTTTGACATTGCAGAAAATGAGATCTTCACGTCTCTGACAGCAGCCAGAAATCttctggaacaaaagcaggtgcggCCTCTCCTTCTGGTGGACGATAAGGCCCTGCCTGATTTCACAG GGATAGCCACTGATGACCCCAACGCAGTGGTGGTAGGACTGGCTCCTGAGCACTTTCACTATGAGATGATGAACAGAGCGTTTCG GTTGATTTTGGATGGTGCTCCTCTTATAGCTATACATAAAGCcagatatttcaagaaaaaagatGGCTTGGCTCTGGGACCTGGACCTTTTGTAGCTGGACTGGAATACGCAACGGACACCAAAGCGACAGTGGTGGGGAAGCCAGAGAAAACCTTCTTCCTGGAAGCTTTGCGGGGGACCGACTGTGCCCCGGAGGAGGCCGTCATGATTGGTGAT GACTGCAGGGATGACGTTGGTGGCGCCCAGACTGCGGGCATGCGCGGGATTTTGGTAAGGACCG GTAAATATCGACCGgcagatgaaaacaaaatcaatccGGCTCCTTACTTAACCTGTGAGAATTTCCCAGAGGCAGTGGAACATATCCTAGAGCGTCTGCTATGA
- the LOC142075919 gene encoding haloacid dehalogenase-like hydrolase domain-containing protein 2 isoform X4 yields the protein MKLGFDIAENEIFTSLTAARNLLEQKQVRPLLLVDDKALPDFTGIATDDPNAVVVGLAPEHFHYEMMNRAFRLILDGAPLIAIHKARYFKKKDGLALGPGPFVAGLEYATDTKATVVGKPEKTFFLEALRGTDCAPEEAVMIGDDCRDDVGGAQTAGMRGILVRTGKYRPADENKINPAPYLTCENFPEAVEHILERLL from the exons ATGAAACTGGGGTTTGACATTGCAGAAAATGAGATCTTCACGTCTCTGACAGCAGCCAGAAATCttctggaacaaaagcaggtgcggCCTCTCCTTCTGGTGGACGATAAGGCCCTGCCTGATTTCACAG GGATAGCCACTGATGACCCCAACGCAGTGGTGGTAGGACTGGCTCCTGAGCACTTTCACTATGAGATGATGAACAGAGCGTTTCG GTTGATTTTGGATGGTGCTCCTCTTATAGCTATACATAAAGCcagatatttcaagaaaaaagatGGCTTGGCTCTGGGACCTGGACCTTTTGTAGCTGGACTGGAATACGCAACGGACACCAAAGCGACAGTGGTGGGGAAGCCAGAGAAAACCTTCTTCCTGGAAGCTTTGCGGGGGACCGACTGTGCCCCGGAGGAGGCCGTCATGATTGGTGAT GACTGCAGGGATGACGTTGGTGGCGCCCAGACTGCGGGCATGCGCGGGATTTTGGTAAGGACCG GTAAATATCGACCGgcagatgaaaacaaaatcaatccGGCTCCTTACTTAACCTGTGAGAATTTCCCAGAGGCAGTGGAACATATCCTAGAGCGTCTGCTATGA
- the LOC142075919 gene encoding haloacid dehalogenase-like hydrolase domain-containing protein 2 isoform X1, whose product MAARRALKAVLVDLSGTLHIEDSAVPGAQEALKRQATFFDFLWLRSAPVTIRFVTNTTKECKRDLLERLMKLGFDIAENEIFTSLTAARNLLEQKQVRPLLLVDDKALPDFTGIATDDPNAVVVGLAPEHFHYEMMNRAFRLILDGAPLIAIHKARYFKKKDGLALGPGPFVAGLEYATDTKATVVGKPEKTFFLEALRGTDCAPEEAVMIGDDCRDDVGGAQTAGMRGILVRTGKYRPADENKINPAPYLTCENFPEAVEHILERLL is encoded by the exons ATGGCAGCTCGGCGTGCGCTGAAAGCTGTCTTGGTGGATCTCAGCGGCACACTTCACATTGAAGACTCAGCTGTGCCAGGCGCGCAGGAAGCTCTTAAAAGGCAAGCTACCTTTTTCGATTTCCTCTG GCTGCGCAGCGCTCCGGTTACCATTCGATTTGTGACGAACACCACAAAGGAGTGCAAGAGAGACCTGCTGGAGAGGCTGATGAAACTGGGGTTTGACATTGCAGAAAATGAGATCTTCACGTCTCTGACAGCAGCCAGAAATCttctggaacaaaagcaggtgcggCCTCTCCTTCTGGTGGACGATAAGGCCCTGCCTGATTTCACAG GGATAGCCACTGATGACCCCAACGCAGTGGTGGTAGGACTGGCTCCTGAGCACTTTCACTATGAGATGATGAACAGAGCGTTTCG GTTGATTTTGGATGGTGCTCCTCTTATAGCTATACATAAAGCcagatatttcaagaaaaaagatGGCTTGGCTCTGGGACCTGGACCTTTTGTAGCTGGACTGGAATACGCAACGGACACCAAAGCGACAGTGGTGGGGAAGCCAGAGAAAACCTTCTTCCTGGAAGCTTTGCGGGGGACCGACTGTGCCCCGGAGGAGGCCGTCATGATTGGTGAT GACTGCAGGGATGACGTTGGTGGCGCCCAGACTGCGGGCATGCGCGGGATTTTGGTAAGGACCG GTAAATATCGACCGgcagatgaaaacaaaatcaatccGGCTCCTTACTTAACCTGTGAGAATTTCCCAGAGGCAGTGGAACATATCCTAGAGCGTCTGCTATGA
- the LOC142075919 gene encoding haloacid dehalogenase-like hydrolase domain-containing protein 2 isoform X3 has protein sequence MAARRALKAVLVDLSGTLHIEDSAVPGAQEALKRLRSAPVTIRFVTNTTKECKRDLLERLMKLGFDIAENEIFTSLTAARNLLEQKQVRPLLLVDDKALPDFTGIATDDPNAVVVGLAPEHFHYEMMNRAFRLILDGAPLIAIHKARYFKKKDGLALGPGPFVAGLEYATDTKATVVGKPEKTFFLEALRGTDCAPEEAVMIGDDCRDDVGGAQTAGMRGILVNIDRQMKTKSIRLLT, from the exons ATGGCAGCTCGGCGTGCGCTGAAAGCTGTCTTGGTGGATCTCAGCGGCACACTTCACATTGAAGACTCAGCTGTGCCAGGCGCGCAGGAAGCTCTTAAAAG GCTGCGCAGCGCTCCGGTTACCATTCGATTTGTGACGAACACCACAAAGGAGTGCAAGAGAGACCTGCTGGAGAGGCTGATGAAACTGGGGTTTGACATTGCAGAAAATGAGATCTTCACGTCTCTGACAGCAGCCAGAAATCttctggaacaaaagcaggtgcggCCTCTCCTTCTGGTGGACGATAAGGCCCTGCCTGATTTCACAG GGATAGCCACTGATGACCCCAACGCAGTGGTGGTAGGACTGGCTCCTGAGCACTTTCACTATGAGATGATGAACAGAGCGTTTCG GTTGATTTTGGATGGTGCTCCTCTTATAGCTATACATAAAGCcagatatttcaagaaaaaagatGGCTTGGCTCTGGGACCTGGACCTTTTGTAGCTGGACTGGAATACGCAACGGACACCAAAGCGACAGTGGTGGGGAAGCCAGAGAAAACCTTCTTCCTGGAAGCTTTGCGGGGGACCGACTGTGCCCCGGAGGAGGCCGTCATGATTGGTGAT GACTGCAGGGATGACGTTGGTGGCGCCCAGACTGCGGGCATGCGCGGGATTTTG GTAAATATCGACCGgcagatgaaaacaaaatcaatccGGCTCCTTACTTAA